The Pricia mediterranea genome includes a window with the following:
- a CDS encoding hybrid sensor histidine kinase/response regulator, producing the protein MKCHMEKESIKSKNKFTFKIVASYLILGLLAIAVSYFVYTEIKTYVSTETADQNDVKLLRTGTLASNLYEAESLSKLALQSDNSTDFDAYANRIDSVKLEIDTLKRLMQGDEQKSLLDSLQRLLDQKVANNNKLKQLQKRYASINALDKALKEFDKIDESFGKFSAENLWPDYKKLSPTLQKSLRDYAALISENVPADADGSINAVYVDSILKDAKTMLLRAKLQDSRSQRSLALQEREVNRNDRVLSQQLQNIISAFEQEVMASTYQNNLKKQTALKRATRIAGIAAVIGFIVVGIFSFLINRDFWKVQTYRVKLENEKKFSDSLLKSREQLISTVSHDLRTPLNTISGYSELLESTDLSKKQAGYVYSLKSASEYIENLVNDLLDFSKLEAGKLNIEEVPFIASHLIQETAENLQAIYADKKLKLILDIAPEFEKTVLGDPFRIRQVLTNLVGNAFKFTEEGHIKITATANTTKGERLQAKIQVSDTGIGIPKKKQHLIFNEFTQADTDTEKKFGGYGLGLTISKKLAELLNGSLGLKSKVGGGSTFTFQLPLKITDAVQEADKEMPYMAPKLRMLIIDDDTALLHMLRELAESMEITAHTFTNFLSIDEDSHLAYDIVLTDIQMPQVTGFEVLKRLRSGEYAHYTDQPIIAMTGRRDLNPEAYTNIGFTRVLQKPFSKGELIATLKLLGIKTAHKAPKKKIPIEKSQAAPTLYSLDIIHSFLGKNEDAIFEVLQTFLSDTRTNMQLLEDTVTAKDYDQVNHVAHRMLPMFRQLKVQESVSILEKMEHATAEQMDSKTLSRLLEVLKKNVKVLVAELEERMTVGSK; encoded by the coding sequence ATGAAATGTCATATGGAAAAAGAGTCGATAAAGTCCAAGAACAAGTTCACCTTTAAGATTGTGGCGAGCTATTTGATTCTGGGTCTTTTGGCAATCGCCGTCAGCTATTTTGTCTATACGGAAATAAAAACCTACGTCTCTACCGAAACGGCAGACCAAAATGACGTAAAGCTATTGCGGACGGGCACCTTGGCCAGCAACCTATATGAGGCCGAGAGTCTTTCAAAGCTGGCCTTGCAAAGCGACAATAGTACCGATTTTGATGCTTACGCCAATCGAATCGATTCTGTTAAACTTGAAATCGATACCCTGAAACGATTGATGCAGGGCGATGAACAAAAAAGTCTTTTGGATAGCCTACAGCGACTTTTGGATCAGAAGGTCGCGAATAACAATAAGCTGAAACAGCTGCAAAAACGGTATGCGTCTATCAATGCCTTGGATAAGGCTTTAAAGGAATTCGACAAGATAGACGAATCTTTCGGAAAATTTTCTGCAGAAAACCTCTGGCCCGACTATAAAAAGCTCTCGCCCACCCTTCAAAAGTCGCTACGCGACTATGCTGCCCTTATCAGTGAAAATGTACCTGCCGATGCCGATGGCTCGATAAATGCAGTGTATGTCGACTCCATCCTAAAGGATGCGAAGACCATGTTGCTTAGGGCCAAGCTTCAGGATTCCCGATCCCAGCGCTCTTTGGCCTTACAAGAACGGGAGGTAAACCGCAACGACCGGGTGCTTTCACAACAGCTACAAAATATCATTTCGGCTTTTGAGCAAGAGGTCATGGCCAGTACTTACCAAAACAATCTCAAAAAACAGACCGCACTTAAAAGAGCGACCCGCATTGCGGGAATAGCCGCCGTAATCGGATTCATCGTCGTCGGGATATTTTCGTTTTTAATAAACCGCGACTTTTGGAAAGTGCAGACCTATCGCGTCAAGCTGGAAAATGAAAAAAAATTTTCGGATTCGCTTTTAAAAAGTAGGGAACAGCTCATCTCTACCGTAAGCCACGACTTGCGTACCCCCTTGAATACCATTAGTGGTTATTCGGAACTTTTGGAGAGCACGGATCTATCGAAAAAACAGGCCGGATACGTTTATAGTTTAAAATCCGCCTCAGAGTACATCGAAAACCTGGTTAACGATTTGTTGGATTTCTCCAAGTTGGAAGCCGGAAAGCTCAATATCGAGGAAGTTCCATTTATAGCCTCCCATCTCATCCAGGAAACCGCTGAAAACCTTCAGGCCATTTACGCCGACAAAAAACTGAAGTTGATACTCGATATCGCCCCCGAATTTGAAAAAACGGTCTTAGGCGATCCCTTCAGGATCCGGCAGGTATTGACCAACCTCGTCGGAAACGCGTTCAAGTTTACAGAAGAAGGCCATATTAAGATTACCGCCACGGCCAATACCACAAAAGGGGAAAGACTTCAGGCAAAGATTCAAGTTTCGGATACCGGAATCGGTATCCCCAAGAAAAAACAGCATCTGATTTTCAATGAGTTTACCCAGGCGGATACCGATACTGAAAAAAAATTCGGAGGTTATGGGCTAGGACTCACCATTTCAAAAAAACTGGCCGAGCTACTTAATGGCTCCCTAGGCCTAAAAAGCAAGGTGGGCGGGGGAAGCACCTTCACATTTCAACTACCGCTAAAGATTACCGACGCGGTACAGGAAGCGGATAAAGAAATGCCCTATATGGCACCCAAACTGCGCATGCTCATCATCGACGACGACACCGCCCTACTGCACATGTTGCGTGAACTGGCAGAAAGCATGGAGATTACCGCCCATACCTTCACCAATTTTCTTTCTATTGATGAAGATTCGCATTTGGCATACGATATCGTTCTCACGGACATTCAAATGCCGCAAGTAACCGGTTTCGAGGTGCTAAAGCGGCTTCGGTCGGGCGAATACGCCCACTATACGGATCAGCCTATTATCGCCATGACCGGCCGTCGCGACCTGAATCCAGAAGCTTACACCAACATAGGATTCACCAGGGTGCTGCAAAAACCTTTCTCAAAGGGTGAATTGATAGCGACCCTTAAACTCTTGGGTATCAAGACTGCCCATAAAGCACCTAAAAAAAAGATACCCATAGAAAAATCGCAGGCAGCCCCAACATTGTACAGCCTCGACATCATACATTCCTTTCTGGGCAAAAACGAAGACGCTATTTTCGAAGTGTTGCAAACTTTTTTGAGCGACACCCGAACCAATATGCAACTATTGGAGGATACCGTTACCGCCAAGGACTACGACCAGGTCAATCACGTCGCTCACAGAATGCTGCCGATGTTCAGGCAATTGAAGGTGCAGGAGTCCGTTTCGATCTTGGAAAAGATGGAGCATGCCACAGCGGAGCAGATGGACTCCAAAACCCTATCACGTTTACTTGAAGTACTTAAAAAAAATGTGAAGGTACTTGTCGCCGAACTTGAAGAGCGCATGACCGTTGGCTCGAAGTAA
- a CDS encoding sigma-54-dependent transcriptional regulator, which translates to MPNLLIIEDDAAFCQMLQKFLSKRGYEVETSFTADDAKEKFGKNDYDLILTDLRLPDYDGLQLLGDIKKVNPKTQVILMTGYAEVGSAVNAMKKGAFDYISKPFTPDEIVMILDNALKAQVPRDSDLRVTHIGPTAKKEEEGAQVKPLQDATTNGPKEEIAPHARVVKGSSEASEKLLEYIDLVAPTDMSVLITGESGTGKEVTAKAIHDGSKRKAFNFVAVDCGAIPKELATSEFFGHIKGSFTGAVEDKIGNFEAAHKGTLFLDEVGNLSYENQIQLLRALQERKIKRVGSTKEIEVDVRIITATNEDLTEAVEEGTFREDLYHRLNEFSIQIPSLEERFEDLRLFTENFLKKANTALDKNVEGFSDEVWEAFQQYRWPGNLRELQNVIKRAVLLTPSNEVQVAALPKEVLQPQEKATVSEGFSKAEFEKDRIIKALKKTNFNKSKAAKLLQVTRKTLYNKIHHYNLDL; encoded by the coding sequence ATGCCAAACCTTTTAATCATTGAAGACGATGCAGCATTCTGCCAGATGCTTCAGAAGTTTTTGAGTAAACGCGGCTACGAGGTGGAGACCAGCTTTACGGCCGACGATGCCAAGGAAAAATTCGGCAAGAATGATTACGACCTTATTCTAACCGATTTACGACTGCCCGATTATGACGGTTTGCAGCTATTGGGTGACATCAAGAAAGTAAACCCGAAGACGCAAGTAATTTTGATGACGGGTTATGCCGAGGTAGGCTCCGCCGTCAACGCCATGAAGAAGGGGGCATTTGACTATATTTCAAAACCCTTCACACCCGATGAGATCGTGATGATTCTTGATAATGCGCTAAAGGCCCAAGTGCCGAGGGATTCGGATTTACGGGTAACGCATATCGGGCCGACTGCAAAAAAAGAAGAGGAGGGTGCCCAGGTCAAGCCCTTACAGGATGCCACGACAAATGGCCCAAAAGAAGAAATCGCACCCCATGCTAGGGTGGTAAAGGGTAGCAGTGAGGCATCCGAAAAACTATTGGAATACATCGATTTGGTAGCACCGACCGACATGTCCGTTTTGATTACGGGAGAGAGTGGTACCGGAAAAGAGGTTACCGCCAAGGCCATTCACGATGGCAGTAAACGAAAGGCCTTCAATTTCGTAGCGGTGGACTGTGGGGCCATTCCTAAAGAATTGGCGACAAGCGAATTTTTCGGCCATATCAAAGGTAGCTTTACTGGCGCCGTAGAAGATAAAATAGGTAATTTCGAGGCGGCCCATAAGGGCACCCTGTTTTTGGACGAGGTTGGAAACCTATCCTACGAAAATCAGATTCAACTGCTTCGCGCGTTGCAAGAACGCAAAATCAAGCGCGTGGGCAGTACCAAGGAAATCGAGGTAGATGTGCGGATTATCACTGCGACCAACGAAGATTTGACCGAGGCCGTAGAAGAAGGTACTTTCCGGGAAGATCTATACCATCGGTTGAACGAATTTTCGATTCAGATTCCTTCTTTGGAAGAACGTTTTGAAGATTTGAGACTTTTCACCGAGAACTTTTTAAAAAAGGCGAATACCGCGCTCGATAAAAATGTGGAAGGTTTTTCCGATGAGGTGTGGGAGGCCTTTCAGCAGTATCGTTGGCCTGGCAACCTGCGAGAACTCCAAAACGTGATCAAAAGAGCGGTACTCTTAACGCCGAGCAACGAGGTGCAGGTTGCTGCCCTGCCCAAGGAAGTGCTACAGCCCCAAGAAAAGGCAACGGTTTCCGAAGGTTTCTCAAAAGCGGAATTTGAAAAGGACAGAATCATCAAGGCCCTGAAAAAAACGAACTTCAATAAATCTAAAGCGGCAAAATTACTTCAGGTGACCCGCAAGACCTTATACAATAAAATCCACCATTATAATCTTGATCTTTAA